The genomic interval CCTGCTGCCACGCTGAACGGACCCGTCGCGTAAGTTGCCGCACCGGACCACGTTTGCTGCGAACCCGTCTGGCCCGCCACGCCGCCGAACGCGTACATGCCTTCGAACTGGAAGCCCGACCACGTCGGCGAGGTGTACTTGACCGCGCTATTCGTGCGCGAACTGTTGTCGTTATTGTCGACGTCGCCCGGAGTCGTGAATGTGCTGCCGAAATAGTTGTCAGCCGTTAGCGGCTGAACCAGGTCGACGAGCGGGTCATATTGACGGCCAAGCGTCACGGTACCGTAAGCTTCATGCGCCAGGCCGATGTACGCCTGACGGCCGAACATGCGGCCGCCCTGATTCAGTTGGCCGTTGTTGATGTCAAAGCCGTTTTCCAACTGGAAGATCGCCTTCAGGCCGCCACCGAGATCTTCCGTGCCTTTCAAGCCCCAGCGGTTGCCCTGCAGGTTGCCGCCGGCCAGTTGGTACAGGTTCTTGCCGTCGGGATTGGCGTTGTGCACGAACTGGAACGCTTCATCGATGACGCCGTAAAGGGTAACGCTGCTTTGTGCATGTACTGCGCCGGTTGCGCTGAGCAGTGCAAGCGAGACGGTAGATAGAGCGATTCGTTTCATCGATTTCTCCCACGCAGACGATTTGTGTGCCGTTGCGAAACTGAGCGTAACTCCACTCATTGGGATACCGAAGCAAAAAAACGAAAGTCTGTCGCGAAATTCTGACACTTTTTCATGCATGTATTTCGGGCCAGGATCAAATCGAAAGCGTGTGCCCGTGCACAAAAAATATCTGATAGAAATTCTGCGGCTGTTTCATAGCAATGGCGGACTGTGCACGCTGCTCGACGAGGGATTCTGTCTTGTTGGATTGCGGCATACAAAGACACGAAAAAGTGTTCGATACAGTCAGACATCGCCGCTCGTCGATTTCACCAAACACTTTCGTCGTAAAGATCAAAGCCAGTTTATTTTCAAATGGTTAGGATCGCTGAGAGCGTAAGCGAATCCGGCCTGGCATAACCCATGCGTTGGCGGCCGCGGGCGCAACGGCGACGCGTTTCGCGCGTTCGCCGCAGCGAGCAACCGGTCGCAGACGCTGGCGCGCATTGGTTGCGTACGAGCTTTTGATAAGGCAGGGGCGTGTGGTCCCGTAGCGAAGCTACGCGATGGTCTACGTCGCTGCATGCGGTTTCACACCGGCCCAATGCACCGGCGCGCTTCCTCGCTCGACAAGACGCCGCGGTCCTTGCGATTCGCGGCGCTGGCCGCGTAGACGTCCTTGCGGGCGTGCGTGATGCCGAGCGGTTCGAAGCCGTGGGCCGGGTTGAATGCCATCTGGTTGATGTGCGCTTCGTCGGCGGCGGATGGCGGCGACGCGATTTCCACTACGCCGATCGCGATCGGCGTGCCCGCCCATACCACCGATGCATCGTTGACCGGCGTGCTTTCTTCATCCACGAAAAACTGCGCGCAAAGTTGCCACTTGAGCGGCGCTTTTTTCAGCCGGTTCAACAGGTCTTCGCGCAGGTAGTCGTCGCTGTGACGCTCGCCATCGGTCCCAGGCGGCGTCGCGTCTTCGGGTTGCAGCGAGTACTTGATAGCCGCGGGTCCGAGCTTCACGACCGAGCCCCAGAAGCGTTCGGTCGTGAGACTTTCGACGGGGTGGAGTGCCGTCTCTCTCGCCAGGATCGCGACGATGCGGGCTGCCTCCACGGGCCCGAGTTTGCCGCTCAACAGTTCGATCGACGCCTGCTCCAGTGCGCCAAACGCGCCCTTGGCGATCTGCGCGACGAGGATATCGGCGAAATCCATGAACTGCACCGCGTTTCGCGCGTGCGAGCGGCCGCCCTCGTTGGTCATGAGCAGGTCGGTTTCAACGCCTTGGGCGGTGAAGAACTTGATGGCGACGCCGCGAACGTCGGCGGCATGGTCGGAGAAAGGACAGGGCTGGCCGTTCGAAAAACGGCAGGCGACCCGATAGTAAAGCGAGCGCTCCAACTCATCCTGTTTCGCGAAAGGGCCATGCTTGAGCGCAGTGGGTATCGTTTCGAAGATCCTCAGCGTGCCGAAGGCGCCGAGCGTTTGCTTCTGGTGCTGGCCGCGGTCGATGCGTCCGTCAAGATGAGTCGCGTTGCTCCCGGCAATCGTCACCTGCTGCGCCTTGATTTTTTCGACGAGCAGTGCGATCGCCTGAGCATTGTCCGGTTGGTCGATCCAGCCGGTGCCGCGTTCTGCCATGTCGGGGGAGTCGTTGGCCATGCTCGTCCTCTATCAAGGGGCGCTGCGATGGGAATGCGTCTACGTCTTCGTCGGGATAGCGGTCGTGCTGCTGGTGGGACGCATGGATGTGCACTACATCGTAGACTACGACGCAATCGAACGCATCATCGCTCGAGCAGTTGGCGCGTGATCGCGGCGCTCGCGTCGATCGACGCGAGCGCACGCGCGGCGGTTCACCCTTTTAGTGTACGCCCGACGGATTCGGCGGCGGCAATGCCGGATCGAGCTTGGCGGACTCTCTGACGAGTTGTTCCGTCATCGCGGCGCCGACCGCGTTCGAGCCGCGATGCGGCTGATCATCGTGCACGAAAGCCTGGGGATCGGGTGGCGGCAGCGCCGGATCGAGTTTGGCGGATTCCCTGACGAGTTCGTCCGTTGCCGGGGACGAGACCGAACTCGAATCTCGGCGGTGCAGACTGTCACGGCCGCGGGCGGGTTGCACAACGGTGGCTGTTTTTGAATCGTTGCCGGCGAGGACGGTGGCTACTGCGGGCGTTTGCACGGTTTGCGGGCGCGGTTGTGCTGGCTGCGCCGGTTGCTGCGGCAATTGCGCGGCGCGCTGCGTTGACGGTTCGGGCGTTGCTGCACGTGCTGGTGCGGGGGCAGGTGCCGACGTGATATGTCCCTGCGCGGATTGAGCGGGGATTTGCGCGGCGACGCGCGCGGTGTCATCCGCGTTTGCACCCGGAGACGGCGCGCCGTTTGCGTTGCCGGCATTCACCTGCAGCGTGCCGGACTGAACCTTGTCCGAAGCCAGCGCTGCAGAGCCGTCCGCAACGGCGCCAGGATCGCGCGTCGAGGGATCACTTTTGGGGGACAGTAGGTAGACGGCGAATGCGACTTCTGTCAGCACCAGACCGACTACCAATGCTTTTCCGATATTCCTCATAATTAGCCAACGGGTGCTCAGTGCGATGCGATCGAACATCATAACCAACCGGCCGGCCCCGGTTTGTAACGAGAGGTATGCGGAAGTAACCGGAATATTCGGCTCACAGCATGCTAGATTGAACTTTTCTCGCCATCAACGGAGTTGTTGCCATGGATACGCATTCGATTCTGGGCATGATCCACGCCGAAGAGGCATTGCTGGTTTCCATCGTGCGCTCGTTGCCACCGGACGTGCGACGCGCGGTCGCCAACGATTTCCACGAGCAGGCGCAACTCGCCGAGACCTCGCAGCTGAATCCCTCCACCGACCGCGAGGCGAGCGACGCGTTCAAGGCTCACATCCGGCGGCTGTCGAATATGCTTGCTTCGCTATCCTGACGAGACAGGGGATGCTCCGGGAGTGCCTGAATGCCCTATAACGACAAACTTTTAAAGTACGGAGCGACACCGCAGCATGCTTAGACTACTTACATCGATCCTTGTATCCAGTGCGGTCTTGCCGGCATTCGCACAACCCAACGACGCGAACACCGCGCAAGCCGCCACGTCAAAAGCCGGTGGCCCATCGATGGCCGCCGTGTTCGCTCCGAGCGGCACGCTGCGCGCGTCGATCAATCTCGGCAACCCCGTGCTGGCCGCGCTCGATCCGGCGACGGGCCAACCCGTCGGCGTATCCGTCGATCTCGCCACCGAATTAGCCAAACGGCTCGGCGTGCCGCTGCAACTCGTCGCGGTGAATTCGGCGGGCGCGTCGGTCGAGAATGTCGAGCAGGGCAAGGCCGACATCGGTTTCTTCGCCGTCGATCCAAAGCGTGGACAGGAAATCGCTTTCACGAAGCCGTACGTGCTGATTGAAGGCTTTTATCTCGTGCGCGACGGTTCACCGATCACCACGAACGAGCAGGTCGATCAAGCCGGCGTGACGGTCGCGGTCGGCAAAGGCAGTGCCTACGATCTGTTTCTGACACGCGAGCTGCACCACGCGACACTGGTCCGCATTCCGACTTCGCCCGCGGTCGTACAGGGTTTTCTAGACCAGCATCTGGACGTGGCCGCTGGCGTCAAGCAGCAACTCGAGAAAGACGCGGCCGGCAAAAATGGGCTGCGAATACTGGATCAGCGCTTCATGGTGATCCGTCAGGCAATGGGCGTACCCAAAGCAAAAGGCGATGACGCCGCCGCGTACCTGTCGAAATTCGTCGAGGACATGAAGGCGTCCGGCTTCGTCACGGCGTCGCTGGCGCGGCATCAGATCGCCGGCGCGGTGGTGGCGAAAGAGAGCGACTAACGTCTCAAGCGAACAGATCGGCGAGTCAGGGCTTAGGGCGACGCATTTTGCTGCCCCGGCTTGCGTGGGTCTCTCAGTTCGCTATCCGACCAGCCGCCTCCCAGATCGCCGATCAACGACGCCGCATCGAGCAAGCGTGTTTGCTGCACGTTCAAAGCGGTTTGCTGGAGATTCAGTTGAGTGGCTTGCGCAGTCGCGACCGTCGTAAAGTCCACCGTCCCCGCCTGATATTCATTGCGCGCGATCTCGGTTCCGCGTGTCGCGTCGCGCACGGCGCGCTCCAGCACCTCGGATTGCTGCGCGAGGATGCGCAAGCCGGCCAGGTCGTTCTCCACGCCTTGAAACGCCGTCAAAACCGTGCCGCGATAACTGGCCACGGCCGCTTCATACGAAGCTTTTGCCGCATCGACCTGCGCGCTGCGCTGGCCGCCGTCGAACAGCGTCTCGGTCGCCTGACCGCCCAACGACCACACATAGTTGCCGATATGCAGCAGGCCGGCCAACGGCGACTGCGTGAAGCCGTCCAGCGCCGACAGCGAAATCGTCGGGTAATACGCGGCGACGGCCACGCCGATCGCGGCGTTCTGCGCCGCCATCTGGCGCTCGGCGGCGGCAATGTCGGGCCGGCGCTGCAGCAGCGTGGACGGTACGCTGACCGGAATGGACGGCAGCGTCGGCAGCGTGGTGTTCTGGGCGATGTCGAGCTCTTCCGGATTCTTGCCGACCAGCACGGCGATCGCATGAACGTTCTGCGCGCGCGCGACGCCCAGCGCGATCAGACTCGATTGCGCCGACTCCAGTTGTGTCTGCGCGCTCACCAGATCGGACGGCGGCACGGTGCCTGCTCTGTCCTGTTCGGCGACGACGCGCAGAGATTGCTGGAACGCGTCGACCGTGTGAGTGAGCAGATCGATATTCGCATCCGTCACGCGCAGATCGATGATCGCGTTCGCCAGCGCGATCTGTTCGGAGAGCGTGGCGTTCGCGAGCGTCGCCTGGCTCGCTTGCGCGGTGGCGGCGCTCTCCTCGATATTGCGGCGCACGAGTCCCCACAGGTCGGGCGCCCAACTGGCGTTGGCTTCGAGCGAGCCGGCGTTGTTGATACGCTGAAAACTGCTCGCACCCGCAAGGCCGCCGAGTGAGCCGCTGCTGAAATTGCCGGTCGACGAACGTGAGCGGGTCGCCGACCCGGTCACGCCAATCGTCGGAAACAGGGCGCTGCGCGCAAGCCGCACTTCGGCCAGTGCCTGCTGGTAGTTCGCATAGCTTTGGCGCACGGTCTGGTTCGAGACCGACACGAGCGGTTCGAACTCATCCATCAGCGGATCGTTGAAGCCTGTCCACCAATCGCCTTTTGGAGCCTCGGCGGCAGGTTGCGCTTCGGTCCAGCCAGGCAGTTCTTTCCACGCGGCCGGCGTCGCGACGGGCGGGCGATGATAGTCGGGGCCGACCGTGCAGCCGCCTGTCAACACCGCCGATAACACGGTCGACAACACCAGCGTCGCGCCGGCCAGTCGGGTGGGGGAGATCGTCTTCATCATGCGCTCGTATCCGGTGCTTCGCCGCGGCGATTCCACGGCAGGCGCGCGGACCATCTTGCCAGTCTCGCGCGCAGCCGGTCGAGATACAGATAAATCACCGGCGTCGTGTACAACGTAAAAACCTGGCTGACCAGCAGGCCGCCCATGACCGTCACGCCGAGCGGCTGGCGCAGCGACGCGCCCTGGCCGATGCCGATCGCGAGCGGCACGGCGCCCAGCACGGCGGCGGCCGTCGTCATCATGATCGGGCGCAGCCGCACAACCGCGGCCTCGTGAATCGCATCGCGCGCGTTCATGCCTTCGTGGCGCTGCAACTGAATTGCGACATCGACCATCATGATGCCGTTTTTCTTGACGATGCCGATCAGCAGAATGATGCCGATCATCGCGATCACCGAAAAGGGCGTGCCGAAAATCAGCAAGGCCAGCGTGGCGCCAATGCCCGCCGACGGCAGCGTCGACAGAATCGTGAGCGGGTGCACCGTGTTCTCGTACAGCACGCCGAGCACGAGATACACCACCACCAGCGCGGCGAGAATCAGGAGCGGCACGGCGCCCATCGACTGCGCATACGCTTGCGCGGCGCCCGCAAATGCGCCATGCACCGATGCGGGCATACCGATGTCGCGCTCCGCTTGCGCAATGATCTGGCCGGCCTCGCTCAGCGATCCGCCTGCGGGCAGATTGAACGAGATGGTGCCGGCGACGAGTCCGCTCTGGTGGTTCACCTGCGTCGCGGTGTGGCTGTTCGAGAACGTCATCAGCGCGGCGAGCGGCACCATGGTTTCGGCCGCGGTACTGTCCGCGCTGCCGCTCGAATTGCCGCCCTTGCTGTTCGAGATGCTGTTGGTCTGCTGGTTCGCTTCGGCATCGGCATTCAGCGAATTCGTGTTCGCGCTGGTGCTCGACGCACTGCTGACAGCCGCCCGCTGCTGCACGGCTGTGACGGTAGCGCGCGACATCTGCGTCTGCTGCGTGCCGTTCGCATTGCCGGCGGCGGTGCTCAGGTAGATCTGATTGAGCGCTTGCGGATACTGCCAATAGGCCGGCGCGACTTCCATCACCACGAAGTACTGATTCAACGGGTTGTAAATGGTCGACACGGTGCGCTGGCCGAAAGCGTCGTACAGCACGTTGTCGATCTGGTTCGGCTGAAAGCCATAGCGGGTAGCGGTCGCGCGGCTGAAGTTCACATAGGTCTGCAAGCCGTTCTGTTGCAGGTCCGAGTTCACGTCTTCCATCTTGCTGCGATATTTGCCGAGTTCGGTCACGAGTTTCGGCACCCACGTGAAGAGCGCGTTCGCATCGTCGCTGGTGAGCGTGTACTGGTATTCGGCCGCGGCCTGGCGTCCGCCGATTTGCAGATCCTGCTGCGCCTGCAGGAAGAGCCGTGCTCCGGAAACCGCGTTGAGCTTCGGCCGCAAGCGGTTGACCACTTCAGTCGCCGATAGATGGCGTTGCGCGAGCGGCTTGAGTTCGATGAACACGTTCGCGGTATTCAGCGCACGACCGCCGGTGAAGCCCGCGACCGAAGCCACCGCCGGATCCTGCTTTACGATCGACTGCAATTGCGCGAGCTTCTTTTCCATGG from Paraburkholderia phytofirmans PsJN carries:
- a CDS encoding porin, translating into MKRIALSTVSLALLSATGAVHAQSSVTLYGVIDEAFQFVHNANPDGKNLYQLAGGNLQGNRWGLKGTEDLGGGLKAIFQLENGFDINNGQLNQGGRMFGRQAYIGLAHEAYGTVTLGRQYDPLVDLVQPLTADNYFGSTFTTPGDVDNNDNSSRTNSAVKYTSPTWSGFQFEGMYAFGGVAGQTGSQQTWSGAATYATGPFSVAAGYIRMNNANSSVIRPNNSFTSTSDGTIDSIVNGAYATAKSIGIASVAVQFVTGPFTASARYSNAQYKPDGASTFASTERYNVAGGYLGYQVTPAALLGLGYTYTHGSGDTSASYNQVSLGGDYNLSKRTDLYLVGAWQRASGTQRNPRSSPPQQLQPAVASVADYGFTGDSRTQEIVSLGIRHKF
- a CDS encoding catalase family protein is translated as MANDSPDMAERGTGWIDQPDNAQAIALLVEKIKAQQVTIAGSNATHLDGRIDRGQHQKQTLGAFGTLRIFETIPTALKHGPFAKQDELERSLYYRVACRFSNGQPCPFSDHAADVRGVAIKFFTAQGVETDLLMTNEGGRSHARNAVQFMDFADILVAQIAKGAFGALEQASIELLSGKLGPVEAARIVAILARETALHPVESLTTERFWGSVVKLGPAAIKYSLQPEDATPPGTDGERHSDDYLREDLLNRLKKAPLKWQLCAQFFVDEESTPVNDASVVWAGTPIAIGVVEIASPPSAADEAHINQMAFNPAHGFEPLGITHARKDVYAASAANRKDRGVLSSEEARRCIGPV
- a CDS encoding ABC transporter substrate-binding protein, whose amino-acid sequence is MAAVFAPSGTLRASINLGNPVLAALDPATGQPVGVSVDLATELAKRLGVPLQLVAVNSAGASVENVEQGKADIGFFAVDPKRGQEIAFTKPYVLIEGFYLVRDGSPITTNEQVDQAGVTVAVGKGSAYDLFLTRELHHATLVRIPTSPAVVQGFLDQHLDVAAGVKQQLEKDAAGKNGLRILDQRFMVIRQAMGVPKAKGDDAAAYLSKFVEDMKASGFVTASLARHQIAGAVVAKESD
- a CDS encoding efflux transporter outer membrane subunit; the protein is MMKTISPTRLAGATLVLSTVLSAVLTGGCTVGPDYHRPPVATPAAWKELPGWTEAQPAAEAPKGDWWTGFNDPLMDEFEPLVSVSNQTVRQSYANYQQALAEVRLARSALFPTIGVTGSATRSRSSTGNFSSGSLGGLAGASSFQRINNAGSLEANASWAPDLWGLVRRNIEESAATAQASQATLANATLSEQIALANAIIDLRVTDANIDLLTHTVDAFQQSLRVVAEQDRAGTVPPSDLVSAQTQLESAQSSLIALGVARAQNVHAIAVLVGKNPEELDIAQNTTLPTLPSIPVSVPSTLLQRRPDIAAAERQMAAQNAAIGVAVAAYYPTISLSALDGFTQSPLAGLLHIGNYVWSLGGQATETLFDGGQRSAQVDAAKASYEAAVASYRGTVLTAFQGVENDLAGLRILAQQSEVLERAVRDATRGTEIARNEYQAGTVDFTTVATAQATQLNLQQTALNVQQTRLLDAASLIGDLGGGWSDSELRDPRKPGQQNASP